One Acidobacteriota bacterium DNA window includes the following coding sequences:
- the sfsA gene encoding DNA/RNA nuclease SfsA, translating to MGFVYPFPFTCRPARFLRRLNRFVVEAELDGHAVSAHLHDPGRLTEILTPGAEIFLRPTEDARRRTPFTVALARTDNVLVSVDTSLPNRFLDRCLRAGALYEFRDYIVARREAPYGRSRFDFHLMAAGVDMLLEVKSVTLVRDGRALFPDAPTRRGARHVEELAAAARSGFVGTVLFLVQRPDAAALSPHWAVDPAFARALTHGFRQGLEILAYTCRVSLDGMALDRRIPVDLHFDGEAPA from the coding sequence ATGGGCTTCGTTTATCCCTTCCCCTTCACCTGCCGGCCGGCCCGCTTTCTGCGCCGGCTCAACCGGTTCGTGGTGGAAGCGGAACTGGACGGCCATGCCGTGTCGGCCCACCTCCACGATCCGGGCCGGCTGACGGAGATCTTGACGCCCGGGGCGGAAATCTTTCTGCGTCCCACCGAGGACGCCCGCCGTCGAACGCCGTTCACCGTGGCGCTGGCCCGGACGGACAATGTCCTGGTCTCGGTGGACACCTCGCTGCCCAACCGCTTTCTCGACCGCTGCCTCCGGGCGGGAGCCCTGTACGAGTTCCGCGACTACATCGTGGCACGCCGGGAGGCGCCGTACGGCCGCAGCCGGTTCGACTTCCATCTCATGGCCGCGGGCGTGGACATGCTCTTGGAGGTGAAGTCGGTCACGCTGGTCCGGGACGGCCGTGCGTTGTTTCCCGACGCACCGACGCGCCGGGGGGCGCGCCATGTCGAGGAGCTGGCGGCGGCCGCCCGGTCGGGCTTCGTCGGCACGGTGCTGTTCCTCGTGCAGCGGCCCGACGCCGCCGCACTGAGTCCCCACTGGGCCGTGGATCCGGCATTCGCCCGGGCCTTGACGCACGGGTTCCGGCAGGGGCTGGAGATCCTCGCCTACACGTGCCGTGTCTCGCTGGACGGGATGGCGCTGGACCGGCGGATCCCGGTGGACCTCCACTTTGACGGAGAGGCGCCCGCCTGA
- a CDS encoding sigma-70 family RNA polymerase sigma factor: MSDAAPGTCPSTYRYPEAAFGDYLRARGLLLRELSPERLQELHLAAGCAAGDPAAWDAFFREYRSFLRHVAGRLTGQPADADDLVSQVIEGLMAGGKMARYSGRGSFRGWLRAVTAHLFLDGQRRRRHMRWESLENKADRAATEVAPDNECEQYFHPRFLNELADGLAGALRALPQVKAAFLNMYYFQGLTLAEAAAELAVHESTASRWNAAIVDELQRRMDRFLRRDKGWTAADVADFMERCLGYLAGRLEKLRRSLLPD; the protein is encoded by the coding sequence ATGTCCGACGCCGCACCCGGCACCTGCCCCTCCACCTACCGCTATCCCGAAGCGGCGTTTGGCGACTACCTGCGCGCCCGCGGACTCCTGCTCCGGGAACTGTCACCGGAGCGTTTGCAGGAATTGCACCTGGCGGCGGGCTGCGCGGCCGGGGACCCGGCGGCCTGGGATGCGTTCTTCCGGGAGTACCGTTCATTCCTGCGGCACGTGGCCGGGCGGCTCACCGGTCAGCCAGCCGATGCCGATGATCTGGTGTCCCAGGTGATCGAAGGGCTGATGGCCGGCGGCAAGATGGCCCGCTATTCGGGTCGCGGTTCGTTCCGCGGCTGGCTGCGGGCGGTGACCGCCCACCTGTTTCTGGACGGGCAGCGGCGCCGGCGGCACATGCGGTGGGAATCGTTGGAGAACAAAGCGGATCGCGCCGCGACCGAAGTCGCGCCGGACAACGAGTGCGAGCAGTATTTCCACCCAAGGTTTCTGAACGAGCTGGCCGACGGTCTGGCCGGCGCGCTGCGGGCGCTGCCGCAAGTCAAGGCGGCCTTCCTGAACATGTATTACTTCCAGGGCCTGACCCTGGCTGAGGCGGCGGCCGAGCTGGCGGTGCACGAGTCCACCGCCAGCCGGTGGAACGCCGCCATCGTCGATGAGCTGCAGCGGCGCATGGACCGGTTCCTGCGCCGCGACAAGGGCTGGACGGCGGCTGATGTGGCTGATTTCATGGAGCGCTGCCTCGGCTACCTGGCGGGGCGGCTGGAAAAACTGCGCCGGTCGCTGCTGCCGGATTGA
- a CDS encoding outer membrane beta-barrel protein: MKRTLLLLVVWVIVLSAFAGDALAQRYGRTKKGGSFEITPFVGYTFSTGVEIVPDEFNPDEFIDEVTPVSGFSYGLAADYFFGREQQFGVGFQFSEQDSALEIGFVGGGREEIADMKVRNYHGVFTVQFLDGDSAVRPFVYVGVGATQFAPGNYQDVEIDGETKFSSTFGGGVKLYFNEHLGARLMARWTPTYIYSETEGIWCHPYWGCWEYGEAKYAHQFELSAGMILRF; the protein is encoded by the coding sequence ATGAAACGGACATTGCTGCTGCTAGTGGTGTGGGTGATCGTGCTGTCGGCCTTCGCCGGTGACGCTCTGGCCCAACGCTACGGTCGGACCAAAAAAGGCGGATCGTTCGAAATCACGCCGTTCGTCGGCTACACGTTCAGCACCGGGGTGGAAATCGTGCCCGACGAGTTCAATCCGGACGAATTCATCGACGAAGTGACCCCCGTGAGCGGATTCAGTTACGGCCTGGCCGCCGATTATTTCTTCGGCCGTGAGCAGCAATTCGGAGTCGGCTTCCAGTTTTCCGAGCAAGACAGCGCGCTCGAGATCGGCTTCGTGGGCGGCGGCAGGGAGGAGATCGCCGACATGAAGGTGCGCAACTATCACGGCGTCTTCACCGTCCAGTTTCTAGACGGCGACAGCGCGGTGCGCCCGTTTGTCTACGTCGGCGTGGGCGCCACCCAGTTTGCCCCGGGAAACTACCAGGATGTCGAGATCGACGGTGAAACCAAGTTCTCCAGCACCTTCGGCGGCGGCGTCAAACTGTACTTCAACGAGCACCTCGGCGCCCGGCTCATGGCGCGGTGGACGCCCACCTATATTTATTCGGAGACGGAAGGAATCTGGTGCCACCCGTACTGGGGGTGTTGGGAATACGGTGAAGCCAAGTACGCCCACCAGTTTGAACTCAGCGCCGGCATGATCCTCCGGTTCTGA
- a CDS encoding DUF4136 domain-containing protein, which yields MKLAFSLILAVSVLAVSIGAQKIKIEYDSAVDFTRLQSFAWRVPVEGQGPIPGTNSEQLDARIKSAVNDELGKKGMTLKDATAGADAILAYYMMVDFKSSAQSVDPGSPTSNTKFEQVWVTDELRGTLVMEMFSAQTGHRIWHAAGGIKVNPKKQEKNVKHIVGKMFKHYPPKAR from the coding sequence ATGAAACTGGCGTTTTCGCTGATTCTCGCCGTGAGTGTGTTGGCCGTGTCAATCGGGGCTCAAAAAATCAAGATCGAGTATGACAGCGCGGTCGACTTCACCCGACTGCAATCCTTTGCCTGGCGGGTGCCGGTCGAAGGCCAGGGTCCCATCCCCGGAACCAACTCGGAGCAGCTGGACGCGCGGATCAAGAGCGCGGTGAACGACGAGCTCGGCAAGAAGGGCATGACCCTCAAGGATGCCACAGCCGGCGCGGATGCGATCCTCGCCTATTACATGATGGTGGATTTCAAATCCAGCGCACAGTCGGTCGATCCGGGCAGCCCGACGTCCAACACCAAATTTGAGCAGGTGTGGGTGACCGACGAGCTCCGGGGCACGCTGGTGATGGAGATGTTCAGCGCTCAGACCGGCCACCGGATCTGGCACGCTGCAGGCGGCATCAAGGTCAATCCCAAAAAGCAGGAAAAGAACGTGAAGCATATCGTCGGAAAGATGTTCAAGCACTACCCCCCGAAGGCCCGCTGA
- a CDS encoding glycoside hydrolase family 127 protein, whose product MKQLLVLAVTLILPAAVVAAGPDYPIVPVPFTAVQLAPGFWQPRLETNRTVTVPFALQKCQDTGRIDNFAVAGKLQAGTFKGLRYDDSDVYKTIEAAAYTLAQHPDPALAARLDGIIAKIAAAQEPDGYLYTMRTILGAAVPANAGAERWSNLRDSHELYNVGHMYEAAVAHHQATGRRTLLDVALRNADFLLTTFGEGKRIAVPGHQEIELGLVKLYRTTGRRAYLDLARFFLDMRGRADRRPLYVYDWLPSPYNRYYAQDFAPVTAQTEAVGHAVRAGYMYAGMTDLTALTGDAAYRRAVDTLWRNVVGRKMYLTGGVGASESGEDFGENFDLPNATAYNETCAAIAQIFWHYRLFLLTGDGRYLDVLERILYNGFLSGVSLSGDRFFYPNPLASDGRTAFNEGGATRVPWFQCACCPPNIARLMASLPGYVYAQTGRTVYVNQFVNGTARLSVDGVALRLTQQSDYPWQGDIRIRVEPDAAATFTLRVRVPGWARHEAIPGGLYRFLDRRLDAVTLVVNGRPVPVKPERGFAVIARHWQPGDTVTLHLPLPVRTVGARDDVAANRGRIAFQRGPIVFCAEGVDNANRVLDLAIPLRDESRADFDYTFRSDLLGGVGLLTGTARRRGAEQRERITLVPYYAWSHRGAGEMTVWFPAEVPVRPPRPLAE is encoded by the coding sequence ATGAAACAGCTGCTGGTGCTGGCTGTCACCCTGATCCTGCCCGCGGCCGTCGTGGCCGCCGGCCCGGACTACCCCATCGTGCCGGTCCCGTTCACCGCGGTGCAGCTGGCGCCGGGATTCTGGCAACCGCGTCTGGAGACTAACCGCACCGTCACGGTCCCCTTCGCGTTGCAAAAGTGCCAGGACACCGGCCGGATCGACAATTTCGCCGTGGCCGGCAAGCTCCAGGCCGGTACATTCAAGGGGCTGCGCTACGACGACTCCGACGTCTACAAGACCATCGAGGCCGCGGCCTACACCCTGGCCCAGCACCCCGATCCGGCGCTGGCGGCCCGGCTCGACGGCATCATCGCCAAAATCGCCGCGGCGCAGGAGCCGGACGGCTATCTGTACACCATGCGGACCATCCTCGGCGCCGCCGTCCCCGCAAACGCCGGCGCCGAGCGGTGGTCCAACCTGCGCGACAGCCATGAGCTGTACAATGTCGGCCATATGTACGAGGCCGCCGTCGCTCACCACCAGGCCACGGGCCGGCGGACCCTGCTCGACGTCGCTCTCAGGAACGCGGACTTCCTGCTGACCACGTTCGGCGAAGGGAAGCGGATTGCCGTACCCGGCCACCAGGAGATCGAACTCGGTCTGGTGAAGCTCTATCGGACCACCGGCCGGCGCGCGTACCTGGACCTGGCCCGCTTCTTCCTGGACATGCGCGGGCGGGCCGACCGGCGGCCGCTCTACGTCTACGACTGGCTCCCATCGCCGTACAACCGGTACTACGCCCAGGATTTCGCCCCGGTGACCGCGCAGACCGAGGCGGTGGGGCACGCCGTCCGGGCCGGCTACATGTACGCCGGCATGACCGACCTCACCGCCCTGACCGGCGATGCTGCGTACCGGCGGGCCGTCGACACCCTCTGGCGAAACGTCGTGGGGCGGAAGATGTACCTCACCGGCGGCGTGGGCGCCTCCGAGTCAGGCGAGGACTTCGGGGAAAATTTCGACCTGCCCAACGCCACGGCCTACAATGAAACCTGCGCGGCGATCGCCCAGATCTTCTGGCATTACCGGCTGTTCCTCCTGACGGGTGACGGCCGCTATCTGGACGTGCTGGAGCGGATTCTGTACAACGGATTCCTGTCGGGGGTCAGCCTGTCCGGTGATCGCTTCTTTTATCCGAACCCCCTGGCCAGCGACGGACGGACGGCTTTCAACGAAGGAGGCGCCACCCGCGTTCCTTGGTTCCAGTGCGCCTGCTGCCCGCCCAATATCGCCCGCCTCATGGCATCCTTGCCGGGTTACGTGTACGCTCAAACCGGCCGCACCGTCTACGTGAACCAGTTCGTCAACGGGACGGCCCGGCTGTCAGTGGACGGCGTCGCACTGCGGCTCACCCAGCAGTCTGACTATCCGTGGCAGGGAGACATCCGGATTCGAGTGGAGCCAGACGCCGCAGCCACGTTCACCCTACGGGTGCGCGTCCCCGGCTGGGCCCGGCACGAGGCGATCCCCGGCGGCCTGTACCGGTTTCTGGACCGGCGGCTGGACGCCGTCACGCTGGTCGTCAACGGCCGTCCCGTACCGGTGAAGCCGGAGCGCGGCTTCGCGGTCATCGCGCGCCATTGGCAGCCGGGGGACACGGTGACACTGCACCTGCCGCTGCCGGTGCGCACGGTGGGCGCACGCGACGACGTGGCGGCCAACCGGGGCCGGATCGCGTTCCAGCGCGGCCCCATCGTCTTCTGCGCCGAGGGGGTCGATAACGCCAACCGGGTGCTGGATCTGGCGATCCCGCTGCGCGACGAATCTCGGGCCGATTTTGACTACACGTTCCGGAGCGACCTCCTGGGCGGAGTCGGGCTGCTCACGGGGACCGCCCGACGCCGGGGGGCGGAGCAGCGCGAGCGGATCACCCTGGTGCCGTATTACGCCTGGTCCCACCGCGGCGCCGGTGAGATGACCGTCTGGTTTCCGGCGGAAGTGCCGGTGCGGCCCCCGCGGCCCCTCGCCGAGTGA